One window of Treponema denticola genomic DNA carries:
- the dnaA gene encoding chromosomal replication initiator protein DnaA, whose translation MSEWDYKIFWDEAVNQFKEELAFSIFSMWFLPSKYEKSTENSIVLAVPSQFFRDQLVSKHKKAIEKKLFELSGKKLSIEFIINKNSANSEEMEENTAISGSVSTEKGAKKKQKTVKNEDNGRGLHPDLRPEYNFEDFVVGPNNNFGVNAAIAVSTNPGTAYNPFLIYGGVGLGKTHLMQAIGNKIWNTTKLKVIYVTAENFTNEFVECVQKKMMPAFKSKYRKADVLLIDDIHFFQGKVETQEELFHTFNELYEKNKQIVFTCDRPPSELKNLSQRLKSRFERGLNVDLQTPAYEIRYAILLKKMEKHSTKIPNEVIDMVAKNVSSNVRDLEAALTKLIAYTELIKKTMDEATAKNILRDFFGSARQRNVTIDLIQKTVADYFSISISDIKSKKRTKSFSFPRQIAMFLCREMTECSTTELGNDFGGRDHTTILHGCNKIEEQIAADPSLEKIIHELRNTIKENTNK comes from the coding sequence ATGAGTGAATGGGATTATAAAATTTTTTGGGATGAAGCTGTTAATCAGTTTAAGGAAGAATTAGCCTTTTCTATATTTTCTATGTGGTTTTTACCGTCCAAATATGAAAAATCGACGGAGAATTCAATAGTTTTGGCTGTGCCTTCACAGTTTTTTAGGGATCAACTTGTCTCAAAGCACAAAAAAGCTATCGAAAAGAAGCTTTTTGAGCTGTCCGGTAAAAAGTTGTCTATAGAATTCATTATCAATAAAAATTCTGCAAATTCCGAGGAGATGGAGGAAAATACAGCTATATCCGGCTCTGTATCAACTGAAAAAGGAGCAAAAAAAAAGCAGAAAACGGTCAAAAATGAAGATAATGGGAGAGGCCTGCATCCCGATTTAAGACCTGAGTATAATTTTGAGGACTTTGTTGTAGGTCCGAATAATAACTTTGGAGTAAATGCCGCTATAGCGGTCTCGACAAATCCCGGAACGGCTTATAACCCATTTTTGATTTACGGAGGGGTAGGCTTGGGGAAAACCCATCTTATGCAGGCTATAGGAAACAAAATATGGAATACGACAAAGCTTAAAGTTATTTATGTAACGGCAGAAAACTTTACAAACGAATTTGTCGAATGTGTCCAAAAAAAGATGATGCCTGCTTTTAAAAGTAAGTACCGAAAGGCCGATGTCCTTCTCATAGACGATATCCACTTTTTTCAAGGAAAGGTAGAAACTCAAGAAGAGCTTTTTCATACTTTTAATGAGCTCTACGAAAAGAATAAGCAGATTGTGTTTACATGCGACCGTCCACCCTCAGAACTTAAAAATCTTTCACAGCGTTTAAAATCCAGATTTGAAAGGGGATTAAATGTAGATTTACAGACCCCGGCTTATGAAATACGTTATGCGATTCTTTTAAAGAAAATGGAAAAACACAGCACAAAAATTCCGAATGAAGTCATCGACATGGTTGCAAAAAATGTTTCTTCAAATGTCCGTGATTTGGAAGCGGCCTTAACAAAACTTATCGCCTATACGGAACTTATAAAAAAAACAATGGACGAGGCTACGGCAAAGAATATTTTAAGAGATTTTTTCGGATCAGCCCGCCAAAGGAATGTTACCATCGACCTCATTCAAAAAACGGTAGCCGATTATTTTAGTATTTCAATTTCGGACATTAAAAGCAAAAAGCGCACCAAGAGCTTTTCGTTTCCGCGCCAAATTGCCATGTTCCTTTGCAGGGAAATGACCGAGTGTTCTACCACGGAGCTGGGTAACGACTTCGGAGGCAGGGACCACACGACCATCTTGCACGGTTGTAACAAGATTGAAGAGCAAATTGCTGCCGACCCAAGTTTAGAAAAAATTATACATGAACTTAGAAATACGATAAAGGAAAATACGAATAAATAG
- a CDS encoding Fic family protein, with amino-acid sequence MLERPPIITKEQEKKTSQTAFEPEIEKLNAGYPYWDKVKYFHLPNINPEELWFAIKKLRRINRTFLTFGKYKFSFTVNDEIIKLLHYFDMNIGGNFKTSHILPYENKNTLLISSIMEEAIASSQMEGAATTRKVAKNMLRKKEKPKNKDQQMILNNYQTINYIKENIYKNFSVKILKDIHHSMTKKTLENETDSGQFREHNNIIVMDGLTGETAHCPPDYQELKELISDLEKFFNGKDKIFIHPIIKAIIIHFIMSYIHPFTDGNGRTARSLFYWYMIKHGYLLIEYMPISRIIYKTKRMYEKAFLYTEYDENDLTYFILYNLRTIKKAFEDLKVYINRKTQENKNPLLLSYINGINERQGEIIQIVRENPDIMLTVREIENRFAVSNFTARSDLEGLVKLEFLSEINLNKVKRAYVRSKVFDSLLENVP; translated from the coding sequence ATGCTGGAACGTCCGCCTATAATTACAAAAGAGCAAGAAAAAAAAACCTCTCAAACAGCATTTGAACCTGAGATAGAAAAGCTAAATGCAGGTTATCCCTATTGGGATAAGGTAAAATATTTCCATTTACCCAATATCAACCCTGAAGAACTATGGTTCGCTATTAAGAAACTTCGCCGGATTAATCGTACTTTTTTAACCTTCGGTAAATATAAATTCAGTTTTACGGTAAATGACGAAATAATCAAATTGCTTCACTATTTTGATATGAATATCGGAGGAAACTTTAAAACATCTCACATTCTTCCTTACGAAAATAAAAATACTTTACTGATTTCATCTATAATGGAAGAAGCTATTGCTTCAAGCCAAATGGAAGGAGCTGCGACCACAAGAAAGGTTGCAAAAAATATGCTGCGCAAAAAGGAAAAGCCTAAAAATAAAGACCAACAAATGATTTTAAATAACTATCAAACAATAAATTACATAAAAGAAAATATATATAAAAATTTTTCGGTCAAAATTTTAAAAGATATACATCATTCAATGACAAAAAAAACATTGGAAAATGAAACCGATTCAGGTCAGTTTCGTGAACATAATAATATCATCGTAATGGATGGGCTTACAGGAGAAACTGCTCACTGTCCGCCTGATTATCAAGAATTAAAAGAGCTGATTTCCGATTTAGAAAAATTTTTTAATGGAAAAGATAAAATATTTATCCATCCCATAATAAAGGCGATTATCATTCATTTTATTATGTCCTATATACATCCATTTACCGATGGAAACGGGCGTACTGCACGATCCCTATTCTACTGGTACATGATAAAACATGGGTATTTGCTTATTGAATATATGCCTATTTCACGCATTATCTATAAAACAAAACGAATGTACGAAAAGGCTTTTCTATATACCGAGTACGACGAAAATGATCTCACTTATTTTATTTTGTACAATCTGCGTACAATCAAAAAAGCATTTGAAGATCTAAAAGTTTACATAAACCGCAAAACCCAAGAAAATAAAAATCCTTTACTGCTAAGTTACATCAACGGAATCAATGAAAGGCAGGGAGAAATTATTCAAATCGTACGGGAAAATCCGGATATTATGCTGACAGTCCGTGAAATAGAAAACCGTTTTGCCGTATCCAACTTCACAGCTCGAAGCGATTTGGAAGGTTTGGTAAAACTCGAATTCTTATCGGAAATAAATCTTAATAAAGTAAAAAGAGCCTATGTAAGATCGAAAGTTTTTGACTCTTTGTTGGAAAACGTACCGTAA